A portion of the Alphaproteobacteria bacterium genome contains these proteins:
- a CDS encoding CpaF family protein, which produces MKKFFGKKKIVKDDTFHEFDSKKLIVKESHDTITYNNFLSEEIIEILTQRIKEELDLQDLSLHDDTHIKNLFHTLIHKIANDEKLFLSQKQEDFYADYLIHDMLGFGPLETLLKDDKITDIFVNGPFDVLIEKEGQIQKTPLYFRDEKHLLQIAQRIANRMGRRVDASKPMVDARLDDDSRVNIILPPLSLSGIVLSIRKFRKSGISLDKMVEKGSLSPKIEEFLKLLIQSRLNILISGGTGAGKTTLMNALSAYISPNERIITIEDTAELRLMQPHVIRLEARPPNLESQGEITIRDLVRNALRMRPDRIIIGEVRGPEVIDMLQALNTGHQGSMSTIHANEPKEALARLENMAYLAGLSSQSFVLKDLIKGAIDIIVHLERMQDGVRRVTAISEILSTDDQHILIQDLFRLNIQEGSYIQLCDRPSFLVKAEKMKIQDEVNCADEILNLLSSV; this is translated from the coding sequence ATGAAAAAATTTTTTGGCAAGAAGAAAATTGTTAAGGATGATACATTTCACGAATTTGATTCTAAAAAATTAATTGTCAAAGAATCACATGATACGATCACATATAATAATTTCTTATCAGAAGAAATTATCGAGATTTTAACGCAAAGAATAAAAGAAGAATTAGACCTTCAAGATTTATCCCTACATGATGATACTCATATTAAAAACTTATTTCATACACTGATTCATAAAATTGCCAATGATGAAAAATTATTCTTAAGTCAAAAACAAGAAGATTTTTATGCGGATTATTTAATTCATGACATGCTTGGCTTTGGGCCGCTTGAAACCCTACTTAAAGACGATAAAATTACAGATATTTTCGTGAATGGTCCTTTTGATGTGTTAATTGAAAAAGAAGGTCAGATTCAAAAAACACCCTTATATTTTCGTGATGAAAAACATTTGCTTCAAATTGCACAACGTATTGCTAATCGCATGGGTAGACGTGTTGATGCATCGAAACCTATGGTTGATGCACGTCTTGACGATGATAGTCGCGTGAACATTATTTTACCGCCTTTGAGTCTGTCAGGTATCGTTTTATCTATCCGTAAATTTCGAAAATCTGGGATTTCTTTGGATAAAATGGTTGAAAAGGGAAGTTTATCCCCTAAAATAGAAGAATTTTTAAAATTACTCATTCAATCACGCCTTAATATTTTAATTTCTGGCGGTACGGGTGCTGGCAAAACGACTTTAATGAACGCACTTTCAGCCTATATTTCACCGAATGAACGCATTATTACAATTGAGGATACCGCAGAATTAAGGCTAATGCAGCCGCATGTCATTCGCTTAGAAGCACGCCCACCTAATCTTGAAAGCCAAGGCGAGATCACAATTCGGGATCTTGTCCGTAATGCGTTACGCATGCGTCCTGATCGTATCATTATTGGTGAAGTTCGTGGCCCAGAGGTCATTGATATGCTGCAAGCACTTAATACCGGCCATCAAGGATCGATGTCAACCATTCATGCAAACGAACCTAAAGAAGCGCTCGCACGACTTGAAAACATGGCCTATTTAGCAGGATTATCAAGCCAAAGTTTTGTGCTTAAAGATCTGATTAAGGGAGCCATTGATATCATTGTTCATTTAGAACGTATGCAAGATGGTGTGCGTCGCGTTACAGCTATTTCAGAAATCTTAAGTACAGATGATCAACATATTCTTATTCAGGATCTTTTTAGATTAAATATTCAAGAGGGTAGCTATATTCAGCTTTGTGATAGGCCTTCCTTTTTAGTGAAGGCTGAAAAAATGAAAATTCAAGATGAAGTCAATTGTGCTGATGAAATTCTAAATTTGTTAAGTTCAGTGTAA
- a CDS encoding type II secretion system F family protein has translation MNNIQFIIIGTLLIFILLNLCYFLIAQKRRNLQIEDLLNFKKNKKTKLNLNSLYLCIIIGSYFISLYLFLILFALYILKKSYLYYVKQRNFKFFETNFMNNLEQLARLLSAGLPMSKALEILSQHPSCFGQEIGRILKEIAIGKDITLAFKESSILYPLQSYQYFTTILSLQYETGTSIKEMLENLYALLREKKKLAQKAKALSAEARFSIYLIGFLPVGLFLALWILNPNYIADFLKNPNASLVLLMAFGFWGIGFFWMFQLTRFKHG, from the coding sequence ATGAATAATATTCAATTCATTATTATCGGCACATTATTAATTTTTATACTATTAAATTTATGTTATTTTTTGATTGCACAAAAAAGAAGAAATCTACAGATTGAAGATTTGCTTAATTTCAAAAAAAATAAAAAAACAAAACTGAATTTAAATTCTCTTTATTTATGTATTATCATTGGATCTTATTTTATATCTCTTTATTTGTTTCTAATATTATTTGCCTTATATATCCTTAAGAAGTCATACCTATATTATGTAAAACAACGAAATTTTAAATTTTTTGAAACAAATTTTATGAATAATTTAGAACAATTAGCGCGTCTTCTAAGTGCAGGACTTCCTATGTCTAAGGCTTTAGAGATTCTCTCACAACATCCAAGCTGTTTTGGTCAAGAAATAGGCCGTATATTGAAAGAAATCGCTATAGGAAAAGACATTACATTAGCGTTCAAAGAATCAAGTATTTTATATCCGCTTCAATCCTACCAATATTTCACAACGATTCTTTCCTTGCAATATGAAACAGGCACAAGCATCAAAGAAATGCTTGAAAATCTTTATGCTCTTTTACGCGAAAAGAAAAAATTAGCACAGAAAGCAAAAGCCTTATCTGCGGAAGCACGTTTTTCAATATATCTTATTGGATTTTTACCTGTTGGATTATTTTTAGCGTTGTGGATATTGAACCCAAATTACATTGCGGATTTTTTAAAAAATCCAAACGCGTCTTTAGTGTTATTGATGGCTTTTGGCTTTTGGGGGATAGGTTTTTTTTGGATGTTTCAATTAACGCGGTTTAAACATGGATAA